A single window of Desulfuromonas sp. TF DNA harbors:
- the recA gene encoding recombinase RecA yields MADSNRDRAIDLAMGQIEKQFGKGSIMRLGKDAPLPGVQAISTGALSLDVALGVGGVPRGRIIEIYGPESSGKTTLALHIVAEAQKTGGIAAFVDAEHAIDTHYARKLGVKIDDLLVSQPDTGEQALEITEVLVRSGAIDVLVVDSVAALVPRAEIEGEMGDSHMGLQARLMSQALRKLTATISKSNCCVIFINQIRMKIGVMFGNPETTTGGNALKFYASVRMDIRRIASLKQGQDVIGNRTRVKVVKNKVAPPFKEAEFDIMYGTGISREGDLVDLGVEAGIIDKSGAWFSCGDERIGQGRENAKQFLKEHPDMAQAVEGKILEHFGLQEPTAVAEGA; encoded by the coding sequence ATGGCGGACAGCAACCGCGATCGTGCCATCGACCTGGCCATGGGCCAGATTGAAAAACAGTTCGGCAAGGGCAGCATCATGCGTCTGGGCAAGGACGCACCCCTGCCCGGGGTCCAGGCCATTTCCACCGGCGCGCTCTCGCTCGATGTCGCCCTGGGCGTCGGCGGCGTCCCCCGTGGACGGATCATCGAAATCTACGGCCCTGAGTCCTCCGGCAAAACCACCCTCGCCCTCCATATCGTCGCCGAGGCCCAGAAGACAGGGGGCATTGCCGCTTTCGTCGATGCCGAACATGCCATCGACACCCATTACGCCCGCAAGCTCGGGGTCAAGATAGACGACCTGCTGGTTTCCCAGCCCGACACCGGCGAACAGGCCCTGGAGATCACCGAAGTGCTGGTGCGCAGCGGCGCCATCGACGTGCTGGTGGTCGATTCGGTGGCGGCTCTGGTTCCGCGGGCTGAAATCGAGGGGGAAATGGGCGACTCCCATATGGGTCTCCAGGCCCGGCTCATGTCCCAGGCCCTGCGGAAGCTGACGGCCACCATCAGCAAGTCGAACTGCTGCGTCATCTTCATCAATCAGATCCGGATGAAAATCGGCGTCATGTTCGGAAACCCCGAAACCACGACCGGGGGCAACGCCCTCAAGTTCTATGCCTCGGTTCGCATGGACATCCGCCGGATCGCCTCCCTCAAACAGGGTCAGGATGTGATCGGCAACCGCACCCGGGTGAAGGTGGTCAAAAACAAGGTTGCCCCCCCCTTCAAGGAAGCGGAATTCGACATCATGTACGGCACCGGCATCTCTCGGGAAGGCGACCTCGTCGACCTGGGCGTGGAGGCCGGCATCATCGATAAGAGCGGCGCCTGGTTCTCCTGCGGAGATGAGCGCATCGGCCAGGGCCGGGAAAACGCCAAACAGTTTCTCAAGGAGCACCCCGATATGGCCCAGGCGGTCGAGGGGAAGATCCTCGAACACTTCGGGCTGCAGGAACCGACAGCGGTCGCCGAGGGAGCGTAA
- the thpR gene encoding RNA 2',3'-cyclic phosphodiesterase encodes MKKAAQVQRTLAESLPGMNWVRSEGMHLTLRFFASIDEETLDRIGEVMLSVGRLFPPFQIEARGVGAFPSAGRPRVIWLGLRHDEPLRNLHAVLEGELEGIGVPAEERRFKPHLTLGRARRRLPPAQEVLKPYQDFSGGTMPADRLILFESRLQPSGALHLPLKTVALAGQV; translated from the coding sequence ATGAAGAAGGCCGCGCAGGTTCAGAGAACGCTGGCCGAATCCCTGCCGGGGATGAATTGGGTCCGCTCCGAAGGAATGCATCTGACCCTCAGGTTTTTCGCTTCCATCGATGAAGAAACCCTTGATAGAATAGGGGAAGTTATGCTATCCGTAGGACGCTTATTCCCTCCTTTCCAGATAGAAGCCAGAGGGGTCGGCGCCTTTCCCTCCGCTGGCCGTCCCCGGGTCATCTGGCTCGGCCTCCGCCATGACGAGCCGCTCCGGAACCTGCACGCAGTCCTGGAGGGGGAGTTGGAAGGAATCGGGGTCCCTGCGGAGGAGAGGCGGTTCAAGCCCCACCTGACACTGGGACGAGCCCGGCGCCGGCTGCCTCCGGCTCAAGAGGTTCTCAAGCCCTATCAAGACTTTTCCGGCGGAACGATGCCTGCAGACAGACTGATACTTTTCGAAAGCCGCCTCCAGCCCTCGGGGGCGCTTCACCTGCCCCTGAAAACCGTCGCGCTGGCAGGCCAGGTGTGA
- a CDS encoding phosphatidylglycerophosphatase A, whose translation MRRFILLLSSNAGLGYFPIAPGTVGTLAGIPAFFLLAALPAPLYAVTWTALLFLSFWTAGEAGKIYGIVDDGRIVIDELVGYLVTVAFLPFSWSAALLGFIFFRIFDIAKPPPASWFDRKMKNGYGVVLDDVMAGLYGAAALRLTLWIIG comes from the coding sequence ATGCGCCGTTTCATTCTTCTTTTATCCAGCAATGCCGGACTTGGATATTTTCCCATCGCACCGGGGACAGTCGGCACCCTGGCGGGCATTCCCGCCTTTTTTCTCCTGGCGGCTCTACCCGCTCCCCTTTATGCCGTGACCTGGACCGCCCTGCTGTTCCTTTCCTTCTGGACAGCGGGCGAGGCGGGAAAGATCTACGGAATCGTCGACGACGGCCGAATCGTCATCGACGAGCTCGTGGGCTATCTGGTCACCGTGGCTTTTCTCCCTTTCTCCTGGTCCGCGGCACTGCTCGGCTTCATTTTCTTCCGCATCTTCGACATCGCCAAGCCGCCGCCGGCCTCCTGGTTCGACAGGAAGATGAAGAACGGCTATGGAGTCGTTCTAGACGATGTCATGGCCGGGCTGTACGGGGCGGCAGCTCTGCGGCTGACGTTGTGGATTATCGGGTAA
- a CDS encoding regulatory protein RecX, with protein MKESDALPAALRLLTMREHSEAELAERLRKKGFSPSSIEAALQRCRDLRYVDDARFALERARSLMRSGRAVGRRILADLRARGVNEAAALAAIEEAERECSEEELLADLRRLRFPDFSYASADERQRRRAVNFFLRRGFPLSLVLSFLKEER; from the coding sequence GTGAAAGAATCTGACGCCCTGCCGGCCGCCTTGCGGCTCCTGACCATGCGGGAACACAGCGAGGCGGAACTCGCCGAGCGGCTCCGGAAAAAAGGTTTCAGCCCGTCAAGCATCGAGGCGGCGCTGCAGCGCTGCAGGGACCTGAGATATGTGGATGATGCACGGTTCGCCCTGGAAAGGGCCCGCTCTCTGATGCGAAGCGGCCGGGCGGTGGGTCGACGGATATTGGCCGATCTCAGGGCGCGCGGTGTGAATGAAGCCGCCGCTTTGGCGGCCATTGAGGAAGCGGAACGGGAATGCAGCGAGGAAGAACTCCTCGCGGATCTTCGTCGCCTTCGGTTTCCCGATTTCTCCTACGCGAGCGCCGATGAAAGGCAGCGGCGGCGGGCGGTCAATTTTTTTCTGCGCCGGGGGTTTCCCCTCTCCTTGGTGCTTTCATTTCTGAAGGAAGAAAGGTAG
- a CDS encoding ATP-binding protein produces MDPSRFANRYRLALALTGMILVLLILGVFRLRQQEQTGALDHLAERQARLTVQSAAHIAGYLYRLQQGLSHLAEDGGLLQDPRATGTKLDFLADNFPKQLLTALYVKDREGNIPAEFPPGKLASFRIPVHLLPNNPALFTAPLLLTVAGEPFLFLGQPIMEGRLRIGELVAVVSLEELRAYCLGSEQERVSTCLLLDQNGVFILHPDPAMIGRSFADVTDAYRQPELFRILSAMHKGETGTGRYRDLFLIADPSAPEMSRESLLTYTSMQVPGARWSLATALPSSILTARNRSDADMRFIFSLVLILISILIFSAGRTVLRLRTLAAERDRHQEEIGRMGQELDLAECRYQHLLNNAGDAIFFIEPHTGALRECSRQMEELLGYSAEEIHTLSLAVLLPGWQRRRYLRLVKRVLKEGYGEEDNLLFRRKDGQLFAGAVHARLGDLGAVQVVHGTLRDVTERKRIEGELRQKNRDLTLINEIAHRAAGSRNLKDMLQAILAQVVQAFSVDGGGIYLVEKEEKESLKLAAHQEIDGELLSDLYRIPFGIGMVGRAAASGQPRTTADLQKDRRVRSGKVVEAGWRGFQAIPMTTNDKTVGVLFLFCHDKRTFAREEIKLLLAIGKQVGTSVEGARLFDALQWQHRLTEASNRELEFSRQQLKENLARVEESNRLLEQLERMKSNFLALASHELRTPLTYILPSTEFLSQRLKDRLEPEEKRFLEAIELGGNRLKEVVNDLLEVARLESKNLYLGRERIDLPLLVREISGDFLPILTERELTFTIGEFPDPLLFFGDPDHLRKAVCRLVENAVKFTPQGGGIEIRAARRTAEEVLAMEPALSPFSPSFFRKKISEPFLQLTVHDTGIGINPEEQIRIFDKFYEVGNFESHFTSQSSFGGKGVGLGLTLVRGMVEAHGGMVWVESQGTAANVGGSSFHVLLPLAPGAGEESHETD; encoded by the coding sequence GTGGATCCGAGCAGGTTCGCAAATCGATACCGCCTTGCCCTGGCGCTGACCGGAATGATCCTGGTCCTGCTCATCCTGGGGGTGTTCCGCCTCAGGCAACAGGAGCAGACCGGGGCGCTGGATCACCTGGCAGAGCGGCAGGCACGGCTGACGGTTCAGAGCGCCGCTCATATCGCCGGCTACCTGTACCGTCTGCAGCAGGGGCTAAGCCATCTGGCCGAAGATGGCGGTCTCCTGCAGGATCCTCGGGCAACCGGAACAAAACTGGACTTCCTGGCTGACAACTTTCCTAAACAATTGCTGACCGCTCTCTATGTCAAGGACCGTGAAGGCAATATCCCTGCGGAATTCCCCCCTGGAAAACTCGCCTCCTTCCGCATTCCCGTTCATCTCCTGCCGAACAACCCGGCTCTTTTCACGGCGCCCCTTCTGCTCACCGTCGCTGGAGAACCCTTTCTGTTCCTGGGACAGCCGATCATGGAGGGGAGGCTCCGGATAGGTGAACTGGTGGCCGTCGTTTCCCTGGAGGAGCTCAGAGCCTACTGTCTGGGTTCCGAGCAGGAACGGGTCAGCACCTGCCTGCTCCTCGATCAGAACGGCGTCTTCATTCTCCATCCCGATCCGGCCATGATCGGCCGCTCCTTCGCAGACGTAACCGACGCCTACCGGCAGCCCGAGCTCTTCCGCATCCTCTCCGCCATGCACAAGGGGGAGACAGGAACCGGACGCTATCGGGACCTCTTCCTTATCGCGGACCCCTCGGCCCCCGAGATGTCCCGGGAGAGCCTTCTGACCTATACCTCCATGCAAGTTCCCGGCGCCCGCTGGTCCCTCGCCACCGCGCTCCCCTCCAGCATCCTGACGGCGAGAAATCGCAGCGATGCCGATATGCGGTTCATTTTTTCTCTCGTTCTCATCCTTATTTCCATTCTCATTTTCTCGGCCGGACGCACTGTCCTGAGACTGCGTACGCTGGCTGCCGAGAGGGATCGCCATCAGGAGGAGATCGGCCGAATGGGGCAGGAATTGGACCTTGCCGAGTGCCGCTACCAGCACCTGCTGAACAACGCGGGCGACGCCATTTTCTTCATCGAACCACACACCGGAGCCCTGCGGGAGTGCAGCCGGCAGATGGAGGAGTTGCTCGGCTACTCGGCGGAGGAAATCCATACCCTGTCGCTGGCGGTCCTCTTACCCGGCTGGCAGCGGCGCCGATATCTGCGTCTGGTGAAGAGAGTGCTCAAGGAAGGCTATGGCGAGGAGGACAACCTGCTGTTTCGCCGCAAAGACGGGCAGCTCTTTGCCGGCGCGGTTCATGCGCGGCTGGGTGATCTGGGGGCCGTCCAGGTGGTTCACGGCACCCTTCGGGACGTCACGGAACGCAAACGCATCGAAGGGGAGTTGCGCCAGAAAAACCGGGACCTCACCCTGATCAATGAAATTGCCCACCGGGCGGCCGGCAGCCGAAACCTCAAAGACATGCTGCAGGCCATTCTCGCGCAGGTCGTTCAGGCCTTCAGCGTCGACGGCGGGGGAATCTATCTGGTCGAAAAAGAAGAGAAGGAGAGCCTGAAACTCGCAGCCCACCAGGAGATCGACGGCGAACTCCTGAGTGATCTTTATCGAATCCCTTTCGGCATCGGCATGGTCGGGCGTGCGGCGGCCAGCGGTCAGCCGAGAACCACCGCGGACCTGCAGAAAGACCGCCGGGTTCGATCCGGGAAAGTCGTTGAAGCCGGATGGCGGGGCTTTCAGGCCATTCCCATGACGACCAACGACAAAACCGTGGGGGTTCTTTTCCTGTTCTGCCATGACAAACGCACCTTTGCCCGAGAAGAAATAAAGCTCCTGCTGGCCATCGGCAAGCAGGTCGGAACCTCGGTGGAAGGGGCCCGGCTCTTCGATGCCCTTCAGTGGCAGCACCGGCTCACCGAAGCCAGCAATCGTGAGCTGGAATTCTCTCGCCAGCAGTTGAAGGAGAATCTGGCCCGAGTGGAAGAATCGAACCGGCTGCTGGAGCAGCTGGAGCGGATGAAAAGCAATTTTCTCGCCCTGGCTTCCCACGAACTGCGTACGCCCCTCACCTACATTCTTCCCAGCACCGAATTTCTCTCTCAGAGGCTGAAGGATCGCCTGGAACCGGAGGAAAAGCGTTTTCTGGAAGCCATCGAACTGGGGGGAAACCGCCTGAAGGAGGTCGTCAACGATCTGCTTGAGGTGGCCCGCCTGGAATCCAAGAATCTCTACCTGGGACGGGAACGGATCGATCTTCCCCTCCTGGTCCGGGAAATCAGCGGCGACTTTCTCCCGATCCTCACGGAGCGTGAACTCACCTTCACCATCGGTGAATTCCCTGATCCTCTCCTCTTCTTCGGCGATCCGGACCATTTAAGGAAAGCCGTCTGCCGCCTGGTGGAAAATGCCGTAAAATTCACCCCCCAGGGAGGTGGCATCGAGATCAGGGCGGCGCGAAGGACGGCGGAGGAAGTCCTGGCCATGGAACCGGCACTGAGTCCTTTCTCCCCCTCTTTTTTCCGCAAGAAGATTTCCGAGCCTTTTTTGCAGCTGACGGTGCACGACACGGGCATCGGCATCAATCCCGAAGAGCAGATCCGGATCTTCGACAAGTTTTACGAAGTGGGCAACTTCGAATCCCACTTCACCTCCCAGAGCAGCTTTGGAGGCAAGGGAGTCGGCCTGGGGCTGACTTTGGTGAGAGGAATGGTGGAAGCCCATGGAGGCATGGTATGGGTGGAAAGCCAGGGCACCGCAGCAAACGTGGGAGGCAGCTCCTTTCATGTGCTGCTGCCCCTTGCGCCGGGAGCCGGGGAGGAATCGCATGAGACGGATTAG
- the alaS gene encoding alanine--tRNA ligase, with protein MHTGNEIRSRFLRYFEERGHTIVPSSSLIPHNDPTLLFTNAGMNQFKDVFLGREKRDYTRAASSQKCVRAGGKHNDLENVGRTARHHTFFEMLGNFSFGDYFKKEAIAFAWDFLTRELGLDKDLLYVTVYTEDDEAAEIWHRQEGVPRERIFRFGEKDNFWSMGDTGPCGPCTEIFWDNGPEMACENPDCGVGCDCDRYMEIWNNVFMQFDRSADGTLTPLPKPSVDTGMGLERICTVMQGVKSNYDTDLLRGIIAFVEKLSGKTYGTRDSDDVSMRVIADHSRATAFLIGDGVLPSNEGRGYVLRRIMRRAARHAKMLGFAEPVLYRSARYVIESMAGAYPELAERADYVAKVVRNEEERFIQTLDNGLRILNEEVAKLKKGGLRVIPGEIVFRLYDTFGFPVDLTADIVESEGFSLDEAGFDVCMEQQRRQAREHWKGSGEEAVSAVYRQMREENIRSEFTGYNTLTDYGVVLAILQEGLPVAEAGKGEQVEIITSTTPFYGESGGQVGDQGEIRTGEARIKVIDTRRPLPDLTIHVGEVVSGVLRKGDAADLLVDAAIRQATALNHTSTHILQAVLIEILGDHVKQAGSLVTPERLRFDFTHYSALSPEEIARVEKEVNRRVRENEPVSTEETSAEQAIASGATALFGEKYGETVRVVQVGEFSTELCGGTHITAAGDIGLFKILQETGIAAGVRRIEAVTGARALEIVREQEQALERMAVLLKSDRGHLETRLQKLLEQQKEMERELAALQSKLTSGRAGELLDQAREVKGVKVLSVRVESTDAKGLREMADRLREKLHSGVIVLGCEIDGKANLLVAVTSDLTQRLHAGRLIKELAERVGGRGGGRPDMAQAGGSQPGKLDDALAAADELVEAMMVG; from the coding sequence ATGCACACCGGCAATGAAATCCGCAGCCGCTTTCTGCGCTATTTTGAGGAACGGGGCCACACGATCGTCCCCTCCTCCTCTCTCATCCCCCACAACGATCCGACCCTGCTTTTCACCAACGCCGGAATGAACCAGTTCAAGGACGTTTTTCTGGGGCGGGAGAAGCGCGATTACACCCGGGCCGCCAGCTCCCAGAAGTGCGTGCGGGCCGGAGGCAAGCACAACGATCTGGAGAACGTCGGCCGCACCGCCCGCCACCACACCTTCTTCGAGATGCTCGGCAATTTCTCCTTCGGCGACTATTTCAAAAAAGAAGCGATCGCCTTCGCCTGGGATTTCCTCACCCGGGAGCTCGGGCTGGACAAGGACCTTCTCTACGTGACCGTCTACACCGAGGACGATGAGGCGGCCGAGATCTGGCACCGACAGGAAGGCGTGCCGCGGGAGAGGATCTTCCGCTTCGGTGAAAAGGACAACTTCTGGTCGATGGGGGATACAGGCCCCTGCGGCCCCTGCACGGAAATCTTCTGGGACAATGGCCCGGAGATGGCCTGCGAAAATCCGGATTGCGGCGTCGGCTGCGACTGCGACCGCTACATGGAAATCTGGAACAACGTCTTCATGCAGTTCGACCGCAGCGCCGACGGCACCCTGACGCCGCTTCCCAAGCCGTCCGTCGATACGGGCATGGGACTGGAGCGCATCTGCACCGTCATGCAGGGGGTGAAGTCCAACTACGACACCGACCTGCTGCGCGGAATCATCGCCTTCGTCGAGAAGCTCTCGGGCAAAACCTATGGAACCAGGGATTCCGACGACGTCTCCATGCGGGTGATCGCCGATCACAGCCGGGCCACGGCCTTTCTCATCGGCGACGGCGTCCTGCCGAGCAATGAAGGGCGCGGCTACGTGCTGCGGCGGATCATGCGCCGCGCCGCCCGCCACGCCAAGATGCTCGGCTTCGCCGAGCCGGTCCTGTACCGTAGCGCCCGCTATGTCATCGAATCGATGGCCGGCGCCTATCCAGAACTGGCGGAAAGGGCGGATTACGTCGCCAAAGTGGTCAGGAACGAGGAAGAGCGCTTCATCCAGACCCTCGACAACGGCCTGCGCATCCTAAACGAAGAAGTGGCCAAACTCAAAAAAGGCGGCCTGAGAGTCATTCCCGGCGAAATCGTCTTTCGCCTCTACGACACCTTCGGTTTTCCCGTCGACCTCACCGCCGATATCGTCGAGAGCGAAGGCTTCTCCCTTGATGAAGCAGGATTCGACGTATGCATGGAGCAGCAGCGCCGGCAGGCCCGCGAACACTGGAAAGGCTCCGGCGAGGAGGCTGTTTCCGCCGTCTACCGACAGATGCGCGAGGAAAACATCCGCAGCGAATTCACCGGCTACAACACCCTGACCGATTACGGCGTCGTTCTGGCCATCCTCCAGGAAGGCCTCCCGGTAGCCGAGGCAGGAAAAGGCGAGCAGGTTGAAATCATCACTTCGACCACCCCTTTCTATGGCGAGTCGGGGGGCCAGGTCGGCGATCAGGGCGAGATCCGCACCGGCGAAGCCAGGATCAAGGTGATCGATACCAGAAGACCCCTTCCGGACCTGACGATCCATGTCGGAGAAGTCGTCTCCGGTGTTCTTAGGAAGGGAGATGCCGCCGACCTGCTCGTGGATGCCGCTATCCGCCAGGCCACGGCCCTGAACCACACCTCCACCCACATCCTGCAGGCGGTCCTCATCGAAATCCTGGGTGATCATGTCAAGCAGGCGGGCTCTCTGGTCACTCCGGAGCGGCTGCGCTTCGATTTCACCCACTATTCGGCACTGAGCCCCGAAGAGATCGCGCGGGTGGAAAAGGAAGTCAACCGGCGGGTCCGGGAGAACGAACCGGTGTCCACCGAGGAGACCTCCGCCGAGCAGGCTATCGCCAGCGGAGCCACCGCCCTGTTCGGAGAAAAATACGGAGAGACCGTCCGGGTTGTCCAGGTGGGCGAATTCAGCACCGAGTTGTGCGGCGGCACCCATATCACGGCGGCAGGCGACATCGGTCTGTTCAAGATCCTGCAGGAGACGGGAATCGCCGCCGGCGTACGGCGGATCGAGGCGGTCACCGGAGCCCGGGCGCTGGAAATCGTCAGAGAACAGGAACAGGCTCTGGAGCGCATGGCGGTCCTGCTCAAAAGCGATCGCGGCCACCTGGAGACCCGCCTGCAGAAGCTTCTGGAGCAGCAGAAGGAGATGGAGAGGGAATTGGCTGCGCTGCAGAGCAAGCTCACTTCCGGCCGTGCCGGAGAGCTGCTGGATCAGGCCCGGGAGGTGAAGGGAGTCAAGGTGCTTTCGGTACGGGTGGAAAGCACGGATGCCAAGGGGCTGCGGGAGATGGCGGACCGGCTCCGGGAAAAACTCCACTCCGGCGTTATCGTCCTGGGGTGTGAAATTGACGGAAAGGCCAACCTCTTGGTCGCCGTCACCTCTGATCTGACCCAGCGTCTCCACGCCGGCAGACTCATCAAGGAACTAGCCGAGCGGGTGGGCGGCCGGGGAGGCGGCCGGCCCGATATGGCTCAGGCCGGCGGCAGCCAGCCCGGGAAGTTGGACGATGCCCTGGCAGCGGCCGACGAACTGGTCGAGGCCATGATGGTAGGCTAG
- a CDS encoding type IV pilus twitching motility protein PilT, with protein sequence MELNDILSVALKSRASDIHLKAGLPPIYRIDGALRPLPKAPRIAPDVIRQIAHNIMNERQRARFDEIREVDLAYGVPGLGRFRVNVFTQRGTISMVFRVIPVDIPDIDNLNLPSVIKKIAMEERGLVLVTGATGSGKSTTLAAILDFINANRTSHIVTIEDPVEFLHRDKKSIINQREVGSDTENYTIALKSALRQDPDIILVGEMRDEETIETALHAAETGHMVLSTLHTIDATETINRIVAVFPPYHQRQIRLQLSAVLKAVISQRLVPCSDGKGRVPAIEIMRSTARTRELIDDKEKTKQIREAIQQGFVAYGMQTFDQSLMGLLKRKLITFEEAMRQASNPDDFKLKMSGISSTSDLSWEDFEKDGNSAEKEATDPS encoded by the coding sequence ATGGAATTGAACGACATTCTTTCCGTGGCCCTGAAATCCAGGGCTTCGGACATTCACCTGAAGGCGGGACTTCCCCCGATCTACCGGATCGACGGGGCTCTGCGCCCTCTGCCCAAGGCTCCGCGCATCGCTCCGGACGTCATTCGCCAGATCGCCCACAACATCATGAACGAGCGCCAGCGTGCCCGCTTCGATGAAATCCGGGAAGTCGATCTGGCCTATGGGGTCCCCGGACTGGGGCGGTTCCGCGTCAATGTCTTCACCCAACGCGGCACCATCTCCATGGTCTTTCGGGTCATCCCCGTCGACATCCCTGACATCGACAACCTGAACCTGCCGTCGGTGATCAAGAAAATCGCCATGGAAGAGCGCGGCCTGGTGCTGGTGACGGGAGCCACCGGCTCGGGAAAATCGACCACTCTGGCCGCCATCCTCGACTTCATAAACGCTAATCGCACCAGCCATATCGTTACCATCGAGGATCCCGTCGAATTCCTGCATCGGGACAAAAAGAGCATCATAAATCAGCGGGAAGTGGGCTCCGACACTGAAAATTACACCATTGCTCTCAAAAGCGCTCTGCGCCAGGATCCGGACATCATCCTGGTGGGGGAGATGCGGGACGAGGAAACGATCGAGACAGCCCTTCACGCCGCCGAAACCGGCCACATGGTTCTCTCCACCCTCCATACCATCGATGCCACCGAAACCATCAACCGCATCGTCGCGGTCTTTCCTCCCTACCACCAGAGACAGATCCGCCTGCAGCTCTCGGCGGTCCTCAAGGCGGTCATTTCCCAGCGCCTGGTCCCGTGCTCCGACGGCAAGGGGAGGGTGCCGGCCATCGAGATCATGCGGTCGACCGCGCGCACCCGCGAACTCATCGACGACAAGGAAAAGACCAAGCAGATCAGGGAGGCTATCCAGCAGGGGTTTGTCGCCTACGGGATGCAGACCTTCGATCAGTCCCTCATGGGACTGCTGAAGCGCAAGCTCATCACCTTTGAGGAAGCCATGCGACAGGCCTCCAATCCGGACGATTTCAAGCTGAAGATGTCCGGGATTTCCTCCACCTCCGATCTCTCCTGGGAAGACTTCGAAAAGGACGGGAACTCGGCGGAGAAGGAAGCAACCGATCCGTCGTGA
- a CDS encoding CinA family nicotinamide mononucleotide deamidase-related protein, translating into MTNDITTIAVLTIGDELINGEMADTNTAVIAGALGARGYLLRESLTVGDEETDIAEALRNLSGRRDVVIVTGGLGPTADDLTARAAARAFGRPLVLNEEALTMIRDHFRNRGRKMTVGDEKQALLPQEATILSNPEGTAPGFLLRHQRGCLFFLPGVPREMTAMLEASVLPRLLSHSRGTPGQERVLKIFGISEPKIEEILTAASLPDGVRLAFGVDFPLVHAKFRASGETAGALLDRAELEARKVLGDAVVACGRETLAENVVRLFVAAGRTLSLAESCTGGLIAKLLTDVPGASAFFERGAVTYANSAKQEWLGVSDSILRELGAVSEDCALAMARGMRDAAGTDLALAVTGIAGPGGGTEEKPVGTVYLALATPGGVTARRFRFSGTRESVRLMAAHAGLDWLRRHLSALQEGIAQV; encoded by the coding sequence ATGACAAATGACATAACAACAATCGCAGTCCTGACCATCGGCGACGAACTGATCAACGGCGAGATGGCGGACACCAACACCGCCGTCATAGCCGGGGCCTTGGGAGCGCGGGGATACCTTCTGCGAGAGTCCCTGACGGTGGGTGATGAGGAAACGGATATCGCGGAGGCTCTTCGGAATCTCTCCGGAAGACGGGATGTGGTTATCGTCACCGGCGGTCTCGGCCCCACCGCGGACGACCTGACGGCCCGCGCCGCGGCCCGTGCCTTCGGCCGGCCGCTGGTGCTGAACGAAGAAGCCCTGACCATGATCCGGGATCACTTCCGCAACCGGGGGCGGAAGATGACTGTAGGAGACGAAAAACAGGCTCTGCTTCCACAGGAGGCGACCATCCTTTCCAATCCCGAGGGGACGGCGCCGGGCTTTTTACTGCGCCATCAGCGAGGGTGCCTTTTTTTTCTCCCCGGAGTTCCCCGGGAGATGACCGCCATGCTGGAGGCCTCGGTTCTCCCTCGGCTCCTTTCCCACAGCAGAGGCACTCCCGGACAGGAACGGGTGCTCAAGATTTTTGGAATCTCCGAACCGAAGATCGAGGAAATCCTTACGGCGGCCTCTCTTCCTGATGGAGTCCGGTTGGCTTTCGGTGTCGACTTTCCCCTCGTTCATGCTAAATTCAGGGCATCCGGGGAAACAGCCGGCGCCCTCCTCGATCGGGCGGAGCTGGAAGCGCGGAAGGTCCTGGGCGATGCCGTAGTCGCCTGCGGCAGGGAAACCCTCGCGGAGAATGTGGTCCGCCTGTTCGTCGCCGCCGGCCGTACTCTCTCCCTGGCCGAGTCGTGCACCGGAGGGCTGATCGCCAAGCTGCTGACCGATGTGCCCGGGGCGTCCGCCTTCTTCGAACGAGGCGCGGTGACCTACGCCAACAGCGCCAAACAGGAGTGGCTGGGCGTTTCCGACAGCATTCTGAGGGAGCTGGGAGCGGTCAGCGAGGATTGCGCGCTGGCCATGGCCCGAGGCATGCGCGATGCCGCAGGCACCGATCTGGCCCTTGCCGTCACCGGCATCGCCGGCCCTGGAGGAGGAACGGAGGAGAAACCGGTGGGCACGGTTTATCTCGCCTTGGCAACGCCGGGAGGGGTCACCGCCAGAAGATTCCGTTTTTCAGGCACGAGGGAAAGTGTGCGCCTGATGGCCGCCCATGCCGGATTGGACTGGCTGCGCCGTCATCTCTCCGCTTTGCAGGAGGGGATCGCGCAAGTGTAG